The region TTCACAGCGGTCTATCGCACTCATACGTTCAAGGTCGGCGGGTACTTCAACCGTTCGGGCAATGCCCAGGGCACCTATGGATATCCGAATGGCGACTTCAGCTTCGGAGGCACACCGCTGCCTGATCAGATCACAGGCAAGCAGATCGGCACCAATAACCCTCTTGCGAATTACCTGATGGGAATCGCAAGCGGCTTCACCCAGGCCAATGTCAATCCTACGCAGAACCTCTTCTATCACGTCGGTGCGGGCTACTTTCTTGACAACTGGAAAACGACATCGCATCTCACACTTAACCTGGGACTTCGAGTTGAGCATATCGGTCGTTGGCAAGATGGCTCGGGCATTGGTATCGCTGTATGGGAACCCAATCGTTATGAGACCGACCTTTCGGCAAACAAAGCCTATCCTGGCATCTACTGGAAGGCTATCGACGGAACGTTGCCAAACGGCGGCGCTCCTGTACAGACACTTTTGCTCGAGCCCCGTCTCGGACTCGCCTATGATGTGCATGGCAATGGCAAGACGGTCGTTCGTGGCGGCTGGGCGAGTTATCGCTGGAACGATGCCATCAACGGCGCTTCGGGCGCTTTGACGACAGCACAGGGTACACGTACGTTCAACACGAATTCCGGCAATGCCATTACGTTCGCACAGATAAGCGCTTTGTCTTCCAATGCGGCTAATTTGGGTTCGCTGGCGTCCAGCGTCACCGCCCTCGATCCGGGCGACGACAAGCTGGGGAACAGCTATGCCTATAACCTCACGGTTTCACAGCAGTTGCCCGATAACATGCTCCTCGAAGTCGCCTATGTTGGCAATAACACCCAGAACATCTTGCTCGGTGGGCAAAGCGACTCCGTGGGTGTTGGCGGAGCGCAGCTCATCAACCAAAACAAAATCCCTCTTGGAGGCTTGTTCCAACACGATCCTGTCACCGGCGCGGCTGCTCCCGCAGATCCCGAGAGTGTTCCCAATATCGTCGATTACTATCCTTACTACAAAGGCTACGGCACCAGTTCGATCTCCGTGCTTTCGCATGGTGGGTACTCCAACTACAACGGTGCGCAAGTGAGCTTGGCCAAGCAGAGCGGCCGCATCACCTTCATGGTCAACTACACCTATAGCAAGTCGCTTGGCATTCTGTCTTCGACACTGGATGCCTTCAACATCCACAATAACTATGGCGTACTCTCCATCGATCGTCCACATGTCGTCAATACGTCTTATGCCTTTGACCTGGGGCGTCCGGTACATAATGCACTGCTCGGCGGTTTTGTGAACGGGTGGACCCTATCGGGAATTACACAGTGGCAAGCTGGTGGCAATATGCAGGCTAACGTAAGCCAGAATCTTGGTTTGACAATCAATAACACTGCGACGGGCCGTCAAATTACCTCGAACACGTACTACGGAACACCGGCGCAAACGATTCTGCCCATTACGACCTGCAACCCGAACTCAAATCTCGGTACATATCAACACATCAATTTGAGCTGCATTACTGCGCCGCAGGTTGGGCAGGTGGGGCTTCGTCAATTACCTTATCTTTCGCTCGCATCCTATTTCGATTCCGATCTTGGTCTTTATAAGACCTTCCACGTTCATGACAGCCAAAATATAGAGTTACGTGGACAGGCTCTCAATTTCCTCAATCATCCGTTGCCGGGTTACAGCACCGGCAGCCTGGTGCAACCCGTCTTCAATACCACCGATGATCGAACATTCACACGCGCCAAATCACCCGTCGGCCGTGGTGTCACCGACACGAAGTTCACCCAACGCACACTTCTGTTAGCCGTCAAGTACGTCTTCTAACTCTGCCCCAATTGGCGTGCAGGCTTCTCCCAAGGAGCCTGCATTTCGCGCATCTGAACTCGAAGGTCGAGCGCCCTTGTCAGGAGGTGAAGGCGTTTCAGCGCATTCACCTCGCAGCGGGGCAAACCCATGCCATCGAACTTGAAGTGCCCATACCGAGCCTCGCTTACTGGAATACGGCTGCGCGCCGGTTTATCGTGGAGGCGGACCGGATCCAGGTTCGGGTAGGCGGCTCCAGCGATTCGCTGCCGCTCCAAGCAGACGCGGTTGTCTCCGATCGGTAACGCTTCACGATGGAAGCACCGGCATTTCGCAAAATAGAGCCTGCAACCCGGAGGATAGTTTGAGATCTCGCTTTTTCTTCACGATGGTCGTCATCAGTGCTGTCTCCATTCCTGCGCAGGAGACATCTGCACCACAGCCCTGGATGAATCCTCGACTGTCCCCAGATCAGCGGGCCGATCTGGTCGTCCACCAGCTCACACTGCCGGAGAAGATTCAGCTAGTGCACGGAATAGGATGGGGACCCCTGAGGCCCGGCGACCCGGTTCCTCCTGACAACAATGGAGGTGCCGGTGAGGTGCAGGGCATTCCACGTCTCGGCATCCCCTCCCTGCAACAAGCTGACTCGGCTGTCGGCGTCAGAATGGCAGCCGCGCAGAGCCGGTATGCCACACTGCTGCCAAGTGTGCTCGGCGCCGCAGCGAGTTGGGATGTCAAGGCGGCGCACCTCTACGGAGATATCATCGGCCGCGAACTCCGTGCGCAGGGTTACAACCAGTCGATCGGCGGGGGCGTCAATCTGGCTCGCGATCCACGCAATGGCCGTCTCTTTGAATACCCCGGTGAAGATCCGTTGCTAGCAGGGGTCACCGTCGGTCACGTCATCCAGGGCATACAGGCAAATAAAGTGATGGCCGACATCAAGCATTATGCGTTCAACGATCAGGAGACGGGCCGCACAGTCGTTGATGTGCATATATCCAGGAAGTCTGCGCACGAAAGCGACCTCCTCGCCTTCGAGCTGGGTATACGCATCGGGCAACCGTCAAGCGTCATGTGCTCCTACAACAAGGTCGAGGGTGACTGGTCCTGCGAAAACAAGTGGCTGCTGAATGACGTGCTCAAGGGCGAGTGGAAGTTTCCCGGCTTCGTTGTCTCTGACTGGGAGGCCACTCACTCCACGACGAAGGCGGCACTCGCCGGTCTCGATATGGAGATGCCTGGATCACAGTTCTTCGGTACTCCTCTAGAAGACGCCGTGCGTAACGGCAAGGTACCTCAGGCGCGGTTGGACGACATGGTGCACCGATTATTGCGATCCATGTTTGCCGCCGGTGTCATTGACGATCCATCCCTTCCGCGAAAGGTTGTCGATCCCTTCCGGGGAAGGGATGACGCACAGCAAATCGAGGAAGAAAGCATCGTTCTGCTCAAGAACAACCGCGGCGCTCTACCGCTGGTTGCAAATAGATTGCAACGCGTCGTGGTCATCGGCGCCCATGCTGATGTAGGTGTAATCTCGGGGGGCGGCTCCGCACAAGTCGACGCACCGGGTGGCAACGCAATCTCACCCGATAAGCCTACGAAGTGGGGCGAGGCTGTCTACTTCCCGTCTTCTCCTCTACGTTACATTCGCGAGCATGCGCCCAACGCTCAAGTCAGCTTCGATGCGGGCACAGACCCAGCCATGGCGGCGCAGGCGGCCAGGGGCGCGGATGCCGTACTCATCTTCGCCGATCAGTATATGAGCGAAGGCGGAGACGCGCCTACCCTAGCGCTACCGGGGAATCAGAACGCATTGATCGCCGCGGTCGCAAAAGCAAATCCGCACACCTTGGTGATTCTGGAAACAGGCAATCCCGTGTCAATGCCTTGGATTGATGACGTACAAGGGGTGTTGGAGGCGTGGTATCCGGGGATCGGCGGGGGACAGGCCATCGCCAACGTACTCTTTGGCTCTGTGGATCCGTCCGGCAAATTGCCAATCACCTTTCCGCGTAGCGAAAAAGATCTACCACATCCCCGGATTTTCGGCATGACCTACAAAACCCCCGCAAACGGTGGGCTACCTGAGCATTGGGTATCGGAAGAGAAAACCGCTAGCTTCCCGGCCGATTACACCGAGGGTGTTCGCTTCGGCTACAAATGGTTCGAATCCGAGCAGAAGCAACCCCTTTTTCCGTTTGGATTCGGGCTTAGTTACACGCACTTCACTTATGACGATCTTCAGATTGACAGCGACAAAAAGCAGGTTCATTTCCGCGTACGGAACGATGGACAACGGTCCGGGACCGAGGTCGCGCAGGCATATGTACAACTGCCTCCCTCCTCAGGGGAAAAGTTCATGCGGCTTGCCGGGTGGGGAAGGGTCACACTTGCACCGGGCGCTTCACACCAAGTCACGGTACAACTTGAGCCTCTTGCACTTGCCTCATGGAATGAGCCTGCGGAAAAATGGGATTGGACACACGGCGACTACACGGTAAAGGTAGGACGGTCCTCCGCAGACATCGCTTTGAGTGGGCATCTCAGGATGCAATGAAGTTCCAGACCAAGTCTTCACCTCGTGCAACATGCGCAGCACCTCTCGAAGGAGATATCAATGAGTTCAGGCTATCTGTCCCGTCGATCGATGGTAAAGCAGAGCTGTCTTGCCGCGGCTGCTACGGCGTCGCCGCTCGCCGCACTTCTCCGCGCACAGACTGGGATCGCTAGTGGCAACCAGATCATGAGCGGTAAATACCTCCCGACATGGGAGTCGCTGAAGCAATGGCAAATGCCTGAGTGGTTTCGGGATGCAAAGTTCGGCATATGGGCTCATTGGAGCGCGCAATGTGTACCCGAACAGGGCGATTGGTACGCTCGTAACATGTACATCCAGGGGAGCCCGCAATACGAGTATCACTGCAGAACCTACGGGCACCCCACGAAGGTCGGATTCAAGGAAATTGATCACCTATGGAAGGCCGAACGATGGCAGCCCGAACAGTTGATGGATCTATATATCAAGACGGGAGCAAAGTACTTTTATGCCCTCGGCTGTCATCACGACAATCTTGACTGCTTCGATTCCACCTATCACCAGTGGAACACTACCCGGGTCGGACCTGGGAAAGATATCGTCGGGACCTGGGAGAAGCTGGCTCGTCAGCGTGGTTTGCGCTTTGGCATCTCCAATCACTCTTCGCATGCGTGGCATTGGTTCCAGCCGGCATACGGCTACGATCCGGAAGGTGCCTTCGCGGGTCGGCGCTACGATGCTTACACACTGACCAAGGGTGACGGCCGCGGTACATGGTGGGAAGGACTCGACCCACAGGAGCTCTACACCGGCCGTAACATCGTCATGCCGGATGGTATCCAGACCGTGGCGAACGCAAATGCGTGGCACGCCAGCGGCGATGGCAAGTGGCACGAGGAGCCGCCGCCTGCGAACCCTGCCTTCACCCGGAACTGGTTTCTGCGCTGCAAGGAGATGATCGACAAATACAAGCCGGACATGTTGTATTTCGATGACACAGAGCTACCACTCGGCCAGGCGGGCCTCGACATTGTTGCGCACTACTACAACGCAAATATGAGTTGGCACAACGGACACGAAGAGGCCGTCGTGGCAGCAAAGGAGTACACGCCTGCGCACATGGGTGCCACCATGCTGGACATCGAACGAGGTCGAGCCCAGGGAATTCTGGAAGCCCCGTGGCAAACCGATACTTGTATCGGCGATTGGCACTACCGCCGCTCCCTGTTTGAGGAGCACGCTTACAAACGTCCGAGCACGGTCGCGCAGATGCTGATCGACATCGTTAGTAAGAATGGCAACCTGATGCTCAACATTCCCGTGAGAGGAGATGGCTCCATCGATGAGGATGAGCACGAATTCCTACGCGATTTCGGTGCCTGGATGGCTGTTCATGGTGAGGCCATCTACGGGACGCGACCGTTTACGATCTATGGCGAAGGCCCTCCTGACGTGATAGGTTCACATAATTTCAACGAACTGAGATCAAGGCCATACACCGCAGAAGACATCCGGTTTACCTGTAAGGGAGATCAGCTTTATGCCTTCGCACTCGGCTGGCCATCGGATGGGGTGTTGCGTGTAAAGAGTCTCCACAAAGGCAACTCGGTTTTGCCTCAACCTATTGGCGCCATTGAGATGCTTGGATATAAGGGGCTGCTGAACTTTAAGCAGGACGCAGCATCGCTCGAAATCCGATTTCCTGCACGCAACCCGGAGGCCCTCGACGTTTATGCGTTGAAGATCCTTAGGTGAAGTACCCAAAATATAAGCTTAAACGCCAAGCCCCTTCACTTACTCCGAAGGCTTTCTCAATGCGGAGCGCCATATCCCCGGAAAAGATCAGCCTTGCCGTTGAGCAGGCTGGACAACCTACGTGCAATGCCGGCTCGTGCGCGAGGATTTGCCGCTAAGAACGCCCCGACGGGGCAGCGGCAAATCAGAACCAATATCTAAAGAGATAAATTAGATATTGAACTTCCTGCGCCCGTCTCCGCTGCTTTTGACGCTTTGGCCCTGGTAACGTCCACTTCCGGTTGAGGCAACTCCCATCCCGCCATGCCTTGTAACACGCGGTCGTCGTGCTTGATGGTGTTCACATGCCCATAGTGTTCCTCGATCATGTGGACGGAGGTTCCCATCTGTTCGGCAAGGAAATACACGTCCACACCTTCCTGCAATCGCAGCGTGGCGTAAGTATGCCGGAAGCAATACATCGAGCGCGGAACGCCCTGCGTTCCGCGCAAATTCGCTTCGTTCAGAAGATCGGCAATCAGTGAGTTGTAAAGAGTCTTTGCGGGCTTGCCCGTGATGTTGGTAAAGACTCTATCCTCTGGTTGCGTTGCTTTGGAGATGGCGCGGATGCGTTCCAGATAATCTCCAACACTCTTGGGCGCAACAAGCTTGCGCGATTTGCCCTTGCCTTGCACGAATAGGACGACAATCTCTCGTCCCTCGCGGTCTTTTGCGGGCATGATGCGCGCCAGCGGAGATTCTTCATCTCCGCTGGCCTCATGCCTGTATTGCAGGAGATCAGGATCATGTTGTAGGTGACGGTCCGATACCAGACGCTCGAAGGCTTATCGGTTTCACCAATCCACTTGCGGCCTACAGTCTGGAGCTTACGGTACTCTTCCAGCGTGAACTCATCCCGCCGCATCGTCTTGAGCTTTGGGCGCTCATCGAAGCGCTGGCTTGCGGAAACGTACCGTTTCTTGATGGCGTAATTCATCACCGCGCCGAAGATCGACATCTCAAAGCGGATGGTGGAATCGCTGATAAAGGGAATCGTTCTTTCTTCGGAAGGCTTGACCTCAATCGGTTTCAAAACTCGGATGCCCAAGGTCTGTTGAACCTTGGTGCGGCGCTCGGCTTCGTTATCCGCGAAGGTTTGGGCCATCTCTTCGCTGACCTCCCGAACGCCGTTGCGCTTGTTGCGCCCCGCGCCGTTCACCCGACGCCACGCTGGATAGCCGCCCCAAAGCTCATCCCCGATAAGGTGAACCTGCGTGGAACCGACATATCGGTCTAAAGCGCCTTCGATGATGGCGCGAACCTGAGCGCAGTCTCTCGCAGTCTTGTCGCGAGAAGCGGAGTCGAAGGATCTGCGGTCTGCCGGCCTCAACCACCATCCAACCGCAGATCCTTCGACTTCGCGCTGACGCGCTCCGCTCAGGATGACGTATCCGGGTATTTTGCGCGACGGCGATGGCATTTAAGACAGAGACACCCTAGTTCACGAAGCGACGCATCCTGACGTTCATTACAATTCCCAGCGCGAGGAAGGTGAACAGGATGGACGATCCGCCGTAGCTCATTAGCGGAAGCGGAATGCCCGTGACCGGCATCAGTCCGACCACCATACCAATGTTGACAAAGATTTGAAACAGGATGACCGCAACGGTCCCCATGATGATGTACGTACCGGGAAGATCGGCCGCCGTCTGGGCGTTCTGGATCAGGCGCATCAGGATGAGGAAGTAGAGCAGCAGGACCCCCATGGCTCCGACAAAACCGTGTTCCTCGCAGAAAGCAGCAAAGATAAAGTCCGTGTAGGGAATGGGAAGGAAGTCGCCCTGGGTCTGAGTTCCCTTGTTGGCGCCTTTGCCCCAAATCCCCCCGGAGCCGACGGCGATCAGAGATTGCCGGATCTGGTATCCCGAGCCCCTGGGATCGGAGTCCGGATCGAGAAAGGCGTTGATACGGGCCTGCTGGTAGGGCTTGAGGCGCTTCCCGCTCTTCCAGGCGATTCCTCCCAAAAGGACGACCATCAGGGCGATAACCCCAATCTGCTTCGGACGGATTCCTCCTAGAAACAGCCCTGAAACAAGGATGGGGAAGTAGGTCAGGGAGGTTCCCAGGTCAGGTTGGGTCAAAACGAGCCCCATGGGGACGCAGATGAGGGCGACTGCCTTTCCGATGTCGCGCCAAGACAGCTCCTTGCCGGCAAGATTCCAGAAATAACGGGCAGCGACGATGATGAGGACCAGCTTGACCCACTCAGAGGGCTGAAAGTGAATTCCTCCTCCGAGATTGATCCAGCGGCGCGCGCCAAGGACTTTCTGACCGGCAACTTTGACCGCAAGCAGGGAGAGGATACTAATTCCATAGGCCCAGGGAGCGATGTCGAGCAGCCGATGGTAGTCGATCATCGAGATCAGGAACATCAGCACCAGACCAATGGCAAGAAAGCCGATCTGCTTGTGGTCAAAGCCGTGGAATTTGGTGTGCACCGTCGCGGACTTGATCTCGAGCACGCTGATCACCGACAGCACGACTACGAATCCGAGCAGGACCCAGTCAAAATCGCGATAAGAGGAGAGACGAAACATCTTCAGAGTGTTGTATCAGTGTAGTTTGAGTTGAACGCGGTCGAAATGTTTAGTTGCTTTGCGGCGCTCCCTCGGGGGAGGCTGGTTCGCCATTCTGGCCGGGGGTAGCGACACCAGATGGAGCAGGTGGAGCAGCCTGGGCGATGCGGAGATTATTTTCCCTACGGCGCTGCTTGGTGACGTAGGCATTGATGATCTGGGCGCCGAGCTTGGCGGAGTTTGCTCCCCAGTCGCCGTTCTCCCACAGAACAGCGACGACAATGTCCGGATTCCGACGCGGGGCCATTCCCACAAACCACGCGTTCGGAACGGTCTTGTGGCCGCCACCGCTGCGCGCGAGGGCTGCATGGCTCATCACCTGCGCCGTACCGGTCTTGCCGGCAAAGTCGATTCCCTCCAGGTGCGAGGCCGCGGCGGTCCCGGTGACGGTTGTTGCGGCCATCGCATCGGTGATGATCTGCCAGTTCTCCGAAGTCATGGGGACCGTCTTCTCTCCCGAGCCTGGGAAGGTCTCATGGATAGCCTCAAGCTGATCGGGTGGAACCTCATCGGGAAAGACAAGATGCGGACGATGCAGAATGCCGCCTGAGGCGATGCCCCCGATGGCCCTGGCAAGCTGGAGAGGCGTCGCGGCAACGGCTCCCTGGCCGATGCCGACGGAGATCACCTCGCCGGCGTACCACTTCTCGTGAAAGGTCTTCATCTTCCAGGCAGTTGAGGGCATCGTGCCAGCCGCCTCGTCGGGCAGATCCACCCCCGTTCTCTCACCGAAGCCAAGTGCATCCGCGTACTTCGCGATGGTGTCGATCCCAAGCTTGTTGGCCAGCGTGTAATAGAAGACGTCACACGACCACGGGATCGCATGATCGATGTCGACCATCCCGTGGCGCTTGTCGCAGGCGAAGAAATGACCGTAGAAGGTGGCCCCGCCGTTGCACATGACGCGCAGGTTCTGGGCCTCGTTCTCCTCAAGCCCGGCGTAGGACATGATGATCTTGAAGGTCGATCCGGGAGCGAGCTGCGCCTGGATCGCCTTATCCAGCAGAGGATGGTCGGGGTTGTTGAGAATCTCGTTCCAGTAGCTTCGGCTGAGCCGGACGGAGAATTCGTTGGGATCGAAGGTGGGCCGGGAGACCAGCGCCAGAATCTCACCCGTATGCGGGTCCAGCGCGATGGCGGCGCCGGTTTTGCCCTCCATCGCCTTCTCGGCTGCCATCTGGACGTCGAGGTCAATGGTCAGGCGAATATCCTTGCCGGGGATGGCCATCGTCTCGCCCATCTGCCCGATCTCTTTTCCGTGAGAGTTGACGATGACATCGCGGCTTCCATCGACGCCTCGCAGAAGAGCGTCGTACGTGGCCTCGACGCCGGACTTTCCGACGACGTCGCCGGGCTGGTAGAAGGCGTACTTCTCCTTATTAAGGTCTTCTTCGGAAATCTCGCCCACGTAGCCGATCAGGTGTGCGGCGAAGCCACCGCGCGGATAGACCCTGCGCTGCTCCTCAAGGGTCTCAAGCTCTGGAAGCTCGTTACGGTGGGCCTCGATAAATGCCTGTTCGTCGGGAGTGATGTCCTGCTTGAGCGGAATGGGCTGATACTTCGGCGCCGATTGAAAACGCTTGACCGCCGCCTGGATCTGCTCGACTGTGAGGTGAAGTCCCGCGGCGATCATGGGAAGATCAGCATTCAGGTCTTTTATCTGTTCGCGCAAAAGATAGCAGGAGACGGACGGATAGTTGTCGACCAGAAGGCGTCCCTCGCGGTCGAAGAGCCTTCCCCGAGGCGCCATGACTGGAACCTTGCGGATGCGGTTGGCCTGGGCCAGCGCGCGGAAGTTGTCGGCGCTGACGACCTCAAGCCGCCACAGACCGATGGAGAGGACGAGCAGGACCGCGGCCACGATGTACTGGGCGATATGCAGTTTGGCCACCGGCAGCTTCTCTGCCTTTCCCGCGGCCAGCTCGGTTTGCGGATTCAGTTCCATATCTCTCCAGGGTATGAGACTTTGACGAACACGACGGTCACTCCGCTCGCTTGGTCCTGTCCAGCAAAAGGAAGACAGGGATAGCGATGAATGCGTTCGCCAGGGCGCGCAGAAGCTCCTGCCCCCAGTACAGGTGGAGCTGCGTAAGCCCCAGCAGCCTGCGGTCGATCAGAAAGAGAATCAGGCTGCTGAGGATCGAAAAGACAAAGTTCATCAGAAAACGGGTGGTGAGATTGTCGACATCCACCTGAATTCCGATGCTGGCCGCAATATAACCGATGACCGACTTCGCCATGCCATTGACCCCGATGGGACGGGCGGTCAGTGCATCCTGCAGCAACCCGATCGCGGCTCCTGTGATGGTTCCGACCGCGGGGCTGCGCCGAGAGACGGCAAAGAAGATCACCACGATGAGCGGAAGGTCCAGCATGGAAAAGCGCCAGTAAAGTTTGGACAGCAGGACCTGGAGGACGACAGCGGCCACGGGAACCAACAGGGCCACCACAGGGGAGAAGCTGTGCTCCTCGATCTCTCGGCGGGATGTATAGCTGAGGCTGGGCATAGAGATCAGTTGTCAGGACCGGGGTCCGCCGGCTTGGGGCGGAGCTCCGTTTCCCCCGGCGCAGTTGGAGCCGCACTGGAATTCTGTTCGCGGCTGGGTTGAGCTGAAGGTGTCGGAGCTGCCGGGTAGGTCGTCTCCTGATTTTCTGCTCCCGGCTTCAGAGAAGAGGCCGGAGGCGTCGCTCCGGGGGTGTAACGGTCGGGATGGAGCGTGGGAACCGGTTTCGGGACGGGAAGATTGACGGTCGCAGGAGTAACCGGGGCGGTGCCGTCCGCCGGCTTCTGGTCTTCATGAAGGCTGGGCAGTTTTTCGGCGATGATCTGTGCTGCCGACTGGGCAGCAGCCTCCTCGGCCGCCTCTTCTGCAGCGGCCTTTTCCTCTTCCATCTGCTTCGCTGTGGCCGCACCTTTAGCCAGGTCCTTCTGGGCCAGAGAAGGAAGCTGGTCCTGGGTTCCGGTGATCACGAGAACCTCCTCGAGCTGGAAGAGGTTAGCAGACGGCTTGATGGCGATCAGGGTGTAGGGCTGGTGGTCGGGATCGGGCGTGATGGACTCAATTGTTCCAACGTTGAGCCCGCGCGGGTAGATCTGGTCGCCACCCGAGGTCAACACCCTCTCCCCCGGCTTGATGCGGGAGTCCGGGGTCAGATTATTGATCACGACGTGGCCTTCCTGACTGCCGTGCAGGATTCCCCGGATGCGGGTGGAGGCCAGCAAAACACCGGCGCCAGAGCTGAGATCGTTAATCAGCAGAACCTGGGAGGTATGCGACATCGTCTCCCGGATCTTGCCGACGATGCCATCGGGCGTGATAACGGCCTGGTCCACCTTCAACCCATCCTCACTGCCTTTATCAATGTAGAGAATACGGGATTGATCGGTGCCGCTGGTGCCGATGACCTGGGCCGCCACGGTGGAGGTTACATAATGACGCTGGAAGTTCAACAGGGTCTGAAGGCGCTGCCCCTGCAGAGCATCCTGCGCCAATTCTGCCTGTTCCAGACGGAGGCGGGCCACCTCGTCTTTCAGCTCCCGGTTCTGCTGACGGGTATTGCGAAGGTCGATGTAGTTGGACCAGGCATAGCGGATGTTGAAACCGACTCCATGAAAGAGTTTTTCCACAGGTGCGATCGCTCCGACAACCCAGGTGCGAAGCAGAGTAACCTTCTTCCCTTCCGGCGCGCCGCCGTCGGGAGCCTGGCGTACCTGGATGGCCAGACCGATGGTCTGCGCCAACAGCACAATCACCAGGACCAGCACATTTTTGAATCGTGTGAAGAAGGACTCCATGGATTTCTTAATTATCCCGCGAGTGTCGATCCCGTGCAGACTCCGGGGTATAGCGCTTTTGGGTCACAAGCCCAGATTGGAAGCGATCAGAAGAGAGTTGAGGCAAACCGGACCAGCCCCTCGCGCCAGAGGATATAGCTGTGCGTTCCCTCAGGCTCCTCGAGCTGGACCTTCTGTCCTTTTTTGCTGAGCCAGGCGGCCAGGCGGCGATTGCTCTCCAGCAGTTCATCATCCTTGCCGCAGACCATCCAAACAGGTCTGGCAGAGGGGCTAAAGTGTAACAGGTCGACGTCGAACTTCAGATCTTTCAATGCGGAGCTCTCACCGCCAACCCATCCGAAGCGTTCCGGATGGCCCAGCCCGATCATCATGCTCTCCAGCCCGCCCATGGACGCCCCCAGGATAG is a window of Edaphobacter sp. 12200R-103 DNA encoding:
- the mrdA gene encoding penicillin-binding protein 2 encodes the protein MELNPQTELAAGKAEKLPVAKLHIAQYIVAAVLLVLSIGLWRLEVVSADNFRALAQANRIRKVPVMAPRGRLFDREGRLLVDNYPSVSCYLLREQIKDLNADLPMIAAGLHLTVEQIQAAVKRFQSAPKYQPIPLKQDITPDEQAFIEAHRNELPELETLEEQRRVYPRGGFAAHLIGYVGEISEEDLNKEKYAFYQPGDVVGKSGVEATYDALLRGVDGSRDVIVNSHGKEIGQMGETMAIPGKDIRLTIDLDVQMAAEKAMEGKTGAAIALDPHTGEILALVSRPTFDPNEFSVRLSRSYWNEILNNPDHPLLDKAIQAQLAPGSTFKIIMSYAGLEENEAQNLRVMCNGGATFYGHFFACDKRHGMVDIDHAIPWSCDVFYYTLANKLGIDTIAKYADALGFGERTGVDLPDEAAGTMPSTAWKMKTFHEKWYAGEVISVGIGQGAVAATPLQLARAIGGIASGGILHRPHLVFPDEVPPDQLEAIHETFPGSGEKTVPMTSENWQIITDAMAATTVTGTAAASHLEGIDFAGKTGTAQVMSHAALARSGGGHKTVPNAWFVGMAPRRNPDIVVAVLWENGDWGANSAKLGAQIINAYVTKQRRRENNLRIAQAAPPAPSGVATPGQNGEPASPEGAPQSN
- the mreD gene encoding rod shape-determining protein MreD is translated as MPSLSYTSRREIEEHSFSPVVALLVPVAAVVLQVLLSKLYWRFSMLDLPLIVVIFFAVSRRSPAVGTITGAAIGLLQDALTARPIGVNGMAKSVIGYIAASIGIQVDVDNLTTRFLMNFVFSILSSLILFLIDRRLLGLTQLHLYWGQELLRALANAFIAIPVFLLLDRTKRAE
- the rodA gene encoding rod shape-determining protein RodA, which encodes MFRLSSYRDFDWVLLGFVVVLSVISVLEIKSATVHTKFHGFDHKQIGFLAIGLVLMFLISMIDYHRLLDIAPWAYGISILSLLAVKVAGQKVLGARRWINLGGGIHFQPSEWVKLVLIIVAARYFWNLAGKELSWRDIGKAVALICVPMGLVLTQPDLGTSLTYFPILVSGLFLGGIRPKQIGVIALMVVLLGGIAWKSGKRLKPYQQARINAFLDPDSDPRGSGYQIRQSLIAVGSGGIWGKGANKGTQTQGDFLPIPYTDFIFAAFCEEHGFVGAMGVLLLYFLILMRLIQNAQTAADLPGTYIIMGTVAVILFQIFVNIGMVVGLMPVTGIPLPLMSYGGSSILFTFLALGIVMNVRMRRFVN
- the mreC gene encoding rod shape-determining protein MreC yields the protein MESFFTRFKNVLVLVIVLLAQTIGLAIQVRQAPDGGAPEGKKVTLLRTWVVGAIAPVEKLFHGVGFNIRYAWSNYIDLRNTRQQNRELKDEVARLRLEQAELAQDALQGQRLQTLLNFQRHYVTSTVAAQVIGTSGTDQSRILYIDKGSEDGLKVDQAVITPDGIVGKIRETMSHTSQVLLINDLSSGAGVLLASTRIRGILHGSQEGHVVINNLTPDSRIKPGERVLTSGGDQIYPRGLNVGTIESITPDPDHQPYTLIAIKPSANLFQLEEVLVITGTQDQLPSLAQKDLAKGAATAKQMEEEKAAAEEAAEEAAAQSAAQIIAEKLPSLHEDQKPADGTAPVTPATVNLPVPKPVPTLHPDRYTPGATPPASSLKPGAENQETTYPAAPTPSAQPSREQNSSAAPTAPGETELRPKPADPGPDN